A genomic segment from Paenibacillus sp. encodes:
- a CDS encoding ADP-heptose synthase produces the protein MKRRFVIEAVMAAIYGELMVPNRPVEYLLPYSTVQELYDMRDNPEPVMPDPSDDAHVKKKIEEMIAFFEDSFNRKKIERAFPAPWKLSLPLVVNENVTFIVVNSMENAQYGETFDPIETELLLTSVREQAPIVTDQLDFLERVIEHEIPVQVFDIEDFEYALEAEIQVEDWKTT, from the coding sequence ATGAAACGGCGTTTTGTCATCGAAGCGGTCATGGCGGCCATTTACGGAGAATTGATGGTCCCGAACCGTCCGGTAGAATATTTGTTGCCGTATTCCACCGTTCAAGAATTGTACGATATGAGAGATAACCCGGAGCCCGTCATGCCGGATCCGTCGGACGACGCGCACGTGAAGAAGAAGATTGAGGAAATGATCGCCTTCTTCGAGGATTCGTTCAATCGGAAGAAGATCGAACGAGCGTTTCCTGCGCCTTGGAAGCTGAGCCTGCCGCTCGTCGTCAACGAGAACGTGACGTTCATCGTCGTCAATTCGATGGAGAACGCGCAATACGGCGAGACGTTCGATCCGATCGAAACGGAGCTGCTGCTCACGTCGGTCCGCGAACAGGCCCCGATTGTAACCGATCAATTGGATTTCTTGGAGCGGGTCATCGAGCATGAAATCCCGGTCCAAGTGTTCGATATCGAAGATTTTGAATACGCGCTGGAAGCCGAAATTCAGGTCGAGGACTGGAAGACGACCTAA
- a CDS encoding ABC transporter substrate-binding protein — protein sequence MKRTALAMLAVASTLVFAACGNSAGSGETAGSGEPAGSAEKVYKIGISQIVEHPSLDATREGFLAGLKDSGLVEGENLEVDYSNAQGDNSTNATIAQNFKADKKDLVLGIATPSAVALADAIDNAPVVFTAVTDPVAAGLLQDPTKPGGNVTGISDTHPDEIAKLMDFIAEHFPNVKTLGTVINEGEPNSVVSIERAQAALDKHGIKIQKAAVTNSSEVLQAAESLAGRVDAIYIPKDNTVISAFEAVVGVANDNKLPLFAGDIDSVKRGAFATFGYEYYDIGYTTGKLAADILLNGKNPGDVPVGYPEFLDLYYSEPAAAAQGIEVTQAIRDLITDEAVQVVKEVQQ from the coding sequence ATGAAACGGACAGCTTTGGCAATGCTTGCAGTCGCATCTACGCTGGTGTTCGCGGCTTGCGGCAATTCCGCGGGCAGCGGGGAAACGGCGGGCAGCGGCGAACCCGCGGGCAGCGCAGAAAAGGTTTACAAAATCGGAATCTCGCAAATCGTCGAGCATCCTTCACTCGATGCGACGCGCGAAGGCTTCTTGGCCGGTTTGAAAGACAGCGGTCTTGTGGAAGGCGAAAACCTCGAAGTCGATTACAGCAACGCGCAAGGCGACAACTCGACGAACGCGACGATCGCGCAAAACTTCAAAGCGGACAAAAAAGATCTCGTGCTCGGCATCGCGACGCCGTCGGCGGTCGCGCTGGCGGACGCCATCGACAACGCGCCGGTCGTTTTCACAGCGGTGACAGACCCGGTGGCAGCGGGCCTCTTGCAGGACCCGACGAAGCCGGGCGGCAACGTGACGGGCATCTCGGACACGCATCCGGACGAAATCGCGAAGCTGATGGATTTCATCGCCGAGCATTTCCCGAACGTGAAGACGCTCGGCACGGTCATCAACGAAGGCGAACCGAACTCCGTCGTATCCATCGAACGTGCGCAAGCGGCGCTGGACAAGCATGGGATTAAGATCCAGAAGGCGGCGGTTACGAACAGCTCTGAAGTGCTGCAAGCAGCGGAGTCGCTCGCGGGCCGCGTCGACGCCATCTATATCCCGAAGGACAACACCGTCATCTCCGCTTTCGAAGCGGTCGTCGGCGTTGCGAACGACAACAAGCTCCCGCTTTTCGCGGGCGATATCGATTCTGTGAAGCGCGGCGCGTTCGCGACGTTCGGCTACGAATATTACGATATCGGTTATACGACAGGGAAATTGGCCGCCGACATTTTGCTGAACGGCAAAAACCCGGGCGACGTGCCGGTCGGCTATCCGGAATTCCTCGACCTGTACTACAGCGAACCGGCCGCTGCGGCGCAAGGCATCGAAGTGACGCAGGCGATCCGCGATCTGATTACGGACGAAGCCGTTCAAGTCGTCAAAGAAGTGCAGCAATAA
- a CDS encoding ABC transporter permease, which translates to MMFLMFLSSLLGSIVGSVELGLLYALMALGVYLTYRVLDFPDLTVDGSFTTGAGIAAGMIVAGYSPWLATIAAFFGGLAAGAVTGLLHTKGKINPLLSGILMMIALYTINYRIMGRPNIPLLNQETVFPEGKLIDTAFIEASYALLLAPIVVLLVKALLDWFLRTDLGMAIRATGDNSRMIRSFGVNTDHTIVTGVSLSNGLVAMGGAFVAQYQGYADLQMGIGMIVIGLASVIIGEVIFGVRSIWQTTLAVVLGAVVYRIVIALSIRYGLEATDMKLMTALIVTVALIVPMVNKRRKLRQIGRKRSLELAEGAGK; encoded by the coding sequence ATGATGTTTTTGATGTTCTTGAGTTCGCTGCTCGGTTCGATCGTCGGTTCGGTCGAGCTAGGCCTGTTGTATGCGCTGATGGCGTTGGGCGTCTATTTAACGTACCGGGTGCTCGATTTTCCGGACCTTACGGTGGACGGCAGCTTTACGACCGGCGCCGGCATCGCCGCCGGCATGATCGTGGCGGGCTACTCGCCGTGGCTGGCGACGATCGCCGCGTTCTTCGGCGGCCTCGCGGCGGGCGCGGTCACCGGCCTGCTTCATACCAAAGGGAAGATCAACCCGCTCTTGTCCGGCATCCTGATGATGATCGCGCTGTACACGATTAATTATCGGATCATGGGCCGGCCGAACATCCCGCTGCTCAACCAAGAGACGGTGTTTCCCGAAGGGAAGCTTATCGATACGGCATTCATCGAAGCGTCGTACGCGCTGCTGCTCGCGCCGATCGTCGTGCTGCTCGTGAAAGCGCTGCTCGATTGGTTTTTGCGCACCGATCTCGGCATGGCGATCCGCGCGACGGGCGATAACTCGCGCATGATTCGCAGCTTCGGGGTGAACACGGACCATACGATCGTGACGGGCGTCAGCCTGTCGAACGGCCTCGTCGCGATGGGCGGCGCGTTCGTCGCGCAGTACCAAGGCTATGCCGATCTGCAGATGGGCATCGGCATGATCGTTATCGGCCTTGCCTCCGTCATTATCGGCGAAGTCATTTTCGGCGTTCGGTCGATTTGGCAGACGACGCTGGCGGTCGTGCTTGGGGCCGTCGTCTACCGGATCGTTATCGCGCTGTCCATCCGTTACGGACTGGAAGCGACCGATATGAAGCTGATGACGGCGCTGATCGTCACCGTCGCGCTCATCGTGCCGATGGTGAACAAGCGGAGGAAATTGCGGCAGATCGGACGAAAACGGAGCCTCGAGCTCGCGGAAGGAGCGGGGAAATAA
- a CDS encoding ABC transporter ATP-binding protein, producing MLKLSNVTKVFFPYSADEKIALSNVSLDLAEGDFVTVIGSNGAGKSTLMNVVSGVLTPDIGDVSIDGTVVNALSEHERSRWIGRVFQDPMAGTAPHMTIEENLALALLRGQSRGLRSGVTRAKRALFVEQLSSLGLGLERRLTARVGLLSGGERQALSLLMATFTQPKVLLLDEHTAALDPSRAALVTELTDAIVSRSRLTTLMVTHNMEQAIRLGNRLIMMDKGKIILDIGGEEKQSLTVASLLDRFAAIRGERLADDRVVLG from the coding sequence ATGCTGAAGCTGTCGAATGTCACCAAGGTGTTCTTCCCGTATTCCGCCGACGAGAAAATCGCGCTGTCGAACGTCTCGCTCGATCTCGCCGAAGGCGATTTCGTGACCGTCATCGGCAGCAACGGGGCCGGCAAGTCGACGCTGATGAACGTCGTCTCCGGCGTGCTTACGCCGGATATCGGCGACGTCTCGATCGACGGGACGGTCGTCAACGCGCTGTCGGAGCACGAGCGCAGCCGGTGGATCGGCCGCGTGTTCCAGGATCCGATGGCCGGCACCGCGCCGCATATGACGATCGAGGAAAATTTGGCGCTCGCGCTGCTGCGCGGCCAGTCGAGAGGGCTTCGCTCCGGCGTGACGCGGGCGAAGCGGGCGCTGTTCGTCGAGCAGCTGTCGAGCCTCGGGCTCGGCCTTGAGCGTCGGCTGACGGCGCGCGTCGGTCTGCTCTCCGGCGGGGAGCGTCAAGCGCTCAGCCTGCTGATGGCGACGTTCACGCAGCCGAAGGTGCTGCTCCTCGACGAGCACACCGCGGCGCTCGATCCGTCCCGGGCGGCGCTCGTGACGGAGCTGACCGACGCGATCGTGAGCCGCAGCCGGCTGACGACGCTGATGGTGACGCACAACATGGAGCAGGCGATCCGGTTAGGCAACCGTCTCATTATGATGGACAAAGGGAAAATTATTTTGGACATCGGCGGGGAAGAGAAGCAGTCGCTGACGGTCGCGTCGCTCCTCGACCGGTTCGCCGCGATTCGCGGCGAACGGCTTGCCGACGACAGAGTCGTTCTGGGGTAA
- a CDS encoding YpdA family putative bacillithiol disulfide reductase: protein MENILVIGAGPCGLAAAIALQDAGFEPLVIEKYNVVHSIYRYPAHLHFFSTPELLEIGGYPFPTPHDKPTRREALEYYRSVAQRRKLRIHAYEEATMIRKTSEGSFLVETERRGVKKFYEAPAVVVATGYFDRPNWIGIPGEELPHVSHYFDEAHPYAGTKVAIIGGNNSAVDAAMELVRVGAEPTVVYRGDEGKQRVKPWVRPLFDSAVAKGAIRMLYKSRIIEIKPDAVTIEREDGSLETAEADFVLALTGFRPDRTLLAGSGAETKPETGAPVYDPDTMETTVPGLYVAGVVASGEDANEIFIESGRHHGTKIARHLRAERQG from the coding sequence ATGGAAAACATACTCGTCATCGGCGCGGGACCCTGCGGCCTCGCCGCCGCGATCGCTTTGCAGGATGCCGGATTCGAGCCGCTCGTCATCGAAAAATATAACGTCGTGCACTCGATTTACCGGTACCCGGCGCATTTGCATTTTTTCAGTACGCCCGAACTGCTCGAGATCGGCGGTTACCCGTTCCCGACGCCCCACGACAAACCGACGCGCCGCGAAGCGCTCGAATATTACCGCAGCGTCGCGCAGCGCCGCAAGCTGCGCATCCACGCGTATGAGGAAGCGACGATGATTCGCAAGACGTCCGAAGGCAGTTTCCTCGTCGAAACCGAACGCCGCGGCGTGAAGAAATTTTACGAGGCGCCCGCCGTCGTCGTCGCGACCGGCTACTTCGACCGGCCGAACTGGATCGGCATTCCGGGCGAGGAGCTGCCGCACGTCTCGCACTATTTCGACGAAGCGCATCCGTACGCAGGCACGAAGGTCGCGATCATCGGCGGCAACAATTCGGCCGTAGACGCCGCGATGGAGCTCGTCCGCGTCGGCGCCGAACCGACCGTCGTGTATCGCGGCGACGAAGGGAAGCAGCGCGTCAAGCCGTGGGTCCGCCCGCTCTTCGACAGCGCCGTGGCCAAAGGCGCGATTCGCATGTTGTATAAATCCCGCATCATCGAAATCAAGCCCGACGCCGTCACGATCGAACGCGAGGACGGCTCGCTCGAGACGGCCGAAGCCGATTTCGTGCTGGCGCTCACCGGCTTCCGTCCGGACCGAACGCTGCTCGCCGGCTCGGGCGCCGAAACGAAGCCGGAGACGGGCGCTCCCGTCTACGACCCCGATACGATGGAAACGACGGTCCCGGGACTGTACGTCGCCGGCGTCGTCGCCTCGGGGGAAGACGCGAACGAAATTTTCATCGAAAGCGGACGCCACCACGGAACGAAAATCGCTCGGCACTTACGCGCCGAGCGACAAGGATAG
- a CDS encoding cobalamin-dependent protein (Presence of a B(12) (cobalamin)-binding domain implies dependence on cobalamin itself, in one of its several forms, or in some unusual lineages, dependence on a cobalamin-like analog.): protein MNDVTETGIVETWHAATRTTDAPAILIAKVGLDGHDRGALVVARALREEGFRVHYTGLRCTPEEVAAQAVAASVDCVGLSSLAGAHLELFPRVAAALREAHWRGLVVAGGIIPPQDEPALRACGIAAVFRPHQSVADAAAFIREALRRRNGISSENEVG from the coding sequence ATGAACGACGTTACAGAGACGGGAATCGTCGAAACATGGCATGCCGCAACGCGAACGACCGACGCGCCCGCGATCCTGATCGCCAAGGTCGGCCTCGACGGCCACGACCGCGGCGCGCTCGTCGTCGCCAGAGCGCTGCGCGAGGAAGGCTTCCGCGTCCATTACACCGGGCTCCGTTGCACGCCGGAGGAAGTCGCGGCCCAAGCGGTCGCCGCTAGCGTCGACTGCGTAGGCCTCTCGTCGCTCGCCGGCGCGCATCTCGAGCTGTTCCCGCGGGTCGCGGCGGCGCTGCGCGAAGCGCACTGGCGCGGCCTCGTCGTCGCGGGCGGCATCATTCCGCCGCAGGACGAGCCGGCCCTGCGCGCTTGCGGCATCGCCGCCGTGTTCCGCCCGCACCAGAGCGTCGCGGACGCCGCCGCCTTCATCCGCGAAGCGTTGCGCCGGCGGAATGGCATCTCGAGCGAAAATGAGGTAGGATAA
- a CDS encoding acyl-CoA mutase large subunit family protein: MDPREPTNERPGTYPYTRGIYPRMYREKLWTMRQYAGFGTARETNRRLKRLLAQGQTGLSVAFDLPTQLGLDPDDARAAGEVGKTGVSAATLADWDAVLRGIPLGETSLSMTANATAPALFAFTAALASRRGVPPASLRGTVQNDMLKEYAARNLYVLPPEPSVRMAVDAIEFGCRHYPRWHPVSVSGYHMREAGADAAQEIGLAIANGLAYAEAAARRGIPVDETLPRFSFFFAAGTDLLEEAAKFRAARRLWAKLARERLGAARPESWRMKFHAQTAGSALAASQTDNNVVRVTLQALAAVLGGAQSLHTNAKDEALRLPTAASAALALRTQHILAYESGVAERIDPLAGSYEVEAATDRLEREAHEWVKAIDRVGGALRAVESGFVQRAIRESAYREYRRIESGERQIVGVNRFADGEPASVRAAFPRAASSGAEERRAIEAVRRHREARSEADARRAVDALAAAAERGRSVMPAMIDCANAGCTIGEMYGALAALFGEYREPPEGAFEEKEELG; this comes from the coding sequence ATGGACCCACGCGAACCTACCAACGAACGGCCGGGGACGTACCCGTATACGCGGGGCATCTACCCGCGGATGTATCGCGAGAAGCTGTGGACGATGCGGCAGTACGCCGGCTTCGGCACCGCCCGCGAAACGAATCGGCGGCTGAAGCGGCTGCTCGCGCAAGGCCAAACCGGCTTGTCCGTCGCCTTCGACCTGCCGACGCAGCTCGGCCTCGATCCGGACGACGCGCGAGCGGCGGGCGAGGTCGGCAAAACCGGCGTCTCCGCGGCGACGCTCGCCGATTGGGACGCCGTGCTGCGCGGCATTCCGCTCGGCGAGACGAGCTTATCGATGACGGCGAACGCGACGGCCCCCGCCCTGTTCGCGTTCACCGCCGCGCTGGCATCGCGCCGCGGCGTTCCGCCGGCGTCGCTTCGCGGCACGGTGCAGAACGATATGCTCAAAGAATACGCCGCGCGCAATTTGTACGTGCTGCCGCCGGAGCCGTCGGTCCGCATGGCCGTCGACGCGATCGAATTCGGCTGCCGGCACTATCCCCGCTGGCATCCGGTCAGCGTCAGCGGCTATCATATGCGCGAAGCGGGCGCGGACGCGGCGCAGGAGATCGGCCTTGCGATCGCGAACGGCCTCGCCTACGCGGAAGCGGCGGCGCGGCGCGGCATCCCGGTCGACGAGACGCTGCCCCGCTTCTCGTTCTTCTTCGCGGCCGGCACCGATCTGCTCGAGGAAGCCGCGAAGTTCCGCGCCGCGCGCCGGCTGTGGGCGAAGCTCGCGCGGGAGCGTCTCGGCGCGGCGCGCCCGGAATCGTGGCGCATGAAGTTTCATGCGCAGACGGCGGGCTCGGCGCTCGCCGCTTCGCAGACGGACAACAACGTCGTCCGCGTGACGCTGCAGGCGCTCGCCGCGGTGCTTGGCGGCGCGCAGAGCCTGCATACGAACGCCAAGGACGAGGCGCTCCGGCTGCCGACGGCGGCGTCGGCGGCGCTTGCGCTGCGCACGCAGCATATCCTCGCGTACGAGTCCGGCGTGGCGGAGCGAATCGATCCGCTCGCCGGCTCCTACGAGGTGGAAGCGGCGACCGATCGGCTGGAGAGGGAAGCGCACGAATGGGTCAAGGCGATCGACCGCGTCGGCGGCGCGCTCCGCGCCGTCGAGAGCGGCTTCGTTCAGCGCGCGATCCGCGAGTCCGCGTACCGGGAGTACCGGCGCATCGAAAGTGGCGAGCGACAGATCGTCGGCGTCAACCGGTTCGCGGACGGCGAACCGGCGAGCGTCCGCGCGGCGTTCCCGCGCGCGGCCTCGAGCGGCGCGGAGGAACGCCGCGCGATCGAGGCGGTGCGCCGGCACCGCGAGGCGCGCTCCGAAGCCGACGCGCGCCGGGCGGTTGATGCGCTCGCGGCGGCGGCCGAACGAGGCCGCAGCGTTATGCCGGCGATGATCGACTGCGCGAACGCCGGATGTACGATCGGGGAAATGTACGGCGCGCTCGCGGCGCTGTTCGGCGAATATCGCGAGCCGCCGGAGGGAGCATTCGAAGAGAAGGAGGAACTCGGTTGA
- a CDS encoding isoprenylcysteine carboxyl methyltransferase family protein — MSIWFSCWFAAVVLQRLLELRLAKRNAALLKRLGGAEVPGDSYGRIVALHIAFLAFLLVEFVARRPAFEPWTLVPLGLFLLLQAARVWCIRTLGVYWNTRLVVLPGMRLVREGPYKWLKHPNYAIVTLEMLVLPLAFGCFLAAALFPPINAALLRRRVAVEEDALRSASSQP, encoded by the coding sequence ATGTCGATTTGGTTTTCGTGCTGGTTCGCCGCCGTCGTGCTGCAGCGGCTGCTCGAGCTTCGGCTCGCGAAGCGCAACGCCGCGCTCCTGAAGCGGCTGGGCGGCGCCGAAGTGCCCGGCGATTCGTACGGCCGCATCGTCGCGCTGCACATCGCGTTTCTCGCGTTCCTGCTCGTCGAATTCGTCGCGCGCCGCCCCGCCTTCGAGCCGTGGACGCTCGTCCCGCTCGGGCTGTTTCTGCTGCTGCAGGCGGCCCGCGTCTGGTGTATAAGGACGCTAGGCGTCTACTGGAACACGCGCCTCGTCGTGCTGCCCGGCATGCGCCTCGTCCGCGAAGGGCCGTACAAGTGGCTGAAGCATCCGAATTATGCGATCGTGACGCTGGAGATGCTCGTGCTGCCGCTCGCGTTCGGCTGCTTCCTCGCGGCCGCCCTCTTCCCGCCGATCAACGCCGCGCTCCTCCGCCGGCGCGTCGCCGTCGAAGAGGATGCGCTTCGCTCCGCGTCCTCTCAACCGTAA
- a CDS encoding type III polyketide synthase produces MNAWIASVGTSVPANRVAQADVRETVRAMFAPRMPHLERLLGVFDNGGIAHRHFCMPLDWYAAAHSVEEKHRLFVEHAVALAEKAVRQCLDRAGAAPADVGHIVLVTTTGTATPSIDAHLCNRLRFAGSVKRSPLWGLGCAGGAAGLSRACEYVEAFPDELCLVVAVELCSLTFLRDDASKSNLVATSLFADGAAAALVAGSGRRGRDPGAPSVAATRSTIWPDTLDVMGWDVTNDGLKVVFSRDIPALVRERMPGAAHELLAPHGLRAAELARFALHPGGKKVLQAYEDALRLPPGRLAAAERVLRDYGNMSSCTVLFVLEEMLRAEGPPERGSWGIAGALGPGFSSELLLLRWA; encoded by the coding sequence ATGAACGCGTGGATCGCCTCCGTCGGAACCAGCGTTCCGGCGAACCGGGTCGCCCAAGCCGACGTGCGGGAAACGGTGCGCGCCATGTTCGCGCCTCGCATGCCCCACCTCGAACGGCTGCTCGGCGTATTCGACAACGGCGGCATCGCGCATCGTCATTTCTGCATGCCGCTCGACTGGTACGCCGCCGCGCATTCGGTCGAAGAGAAGCACCGCCTCTTCGTCGAGCACGCCGTCGCGCTGGCGGAGAAGGCGGTGCGGCAGTGCCTCGACCGCGCGGGGGCGGCGCCGGCCGACGTCGGGCACATCGTGCTCGTGACGACGACGGGCACGGCGACGCCGAGCATCGACGCGCATCTGTGCAACCGCCTCCGATTTGCCGGGTCGGTGAAACGCTCGCCCCTGTGGGGGCTCGGCTGCGCCGGCGGCGCGGCCGGCTTGTCGCGCGCCTGCGAATACGTGGAGGCGTTCCCCGATGAGCTCTGCCTCGTCGTCGCCGTCGAGCTGTGCAGCCTGACGTTCCTGCGCGACGACGCGTCCAAGAGCAACTTGGTCGCGACGTCGCTGTTCGCCGACGGCGCCGCCGCCGCGCTCGTCGCGGGGAGCGGACGGCGCGGGCGCGATCCCGGCGCCCCGAGCGTCGCCGCGACGCGAAGCACGATTTGGCCGGACACGCTGGACGTGATGGGCTGGGACGTGACGAACGACGGCCTGAAGGTCGTGTTCTCCCGGGACATTCCGGCTTTGGTCCGGGAGCGGATGCCGGGCGCCGCCCACGAGCTGCTGGCGCCGCACGGCCTGCGGGCGGCCGAGCTCGCCCGCTTCGCCCTGCACCCGGGCGGCAAGAAGGTGCTGCAGGCTTACGAGGACGCGCTCCGCCTGCCGCCGGGGCGTCTCGCCGCCGCCGAACGCGTGCTGCGCGATTACGGCAATATGTCTTCTTGCACGGTGCTGTTCGTTTTGGAGGAAATGCTGCGCGCCGAAGGGCCGCCCGAGCGGGGCTCGTGGGGAATCGCCGGCGCCCTCGGGCCCGGCTTCTCGTCGGAGCTGCTGCTGCTTCGGTGGGCGTAA
- a CDS encoding protease yields MAEIYWICFIGGAVFAVLLVLFDTAAGGFVDGVLDALPDALHPIVLVGGIVAFGGAGILLTQYSPFGPWTVACLAVLLAALLATLLFFFYVKPMNEAEMSVAYSMAELTGKLGEVTVPIPIGGYGEVAFTFGHGLVHHIADTREREPLSAGEKVLAIDVKEGVVTVCRWSES; encoded by the coding sequence ATGGCAGAAATCTATTGGATTTGCTTTATCGGAGGCGCCGTTTTCGCGGTGCTGCTCGTACTGTTCGACACGGCGGCGGGCGGATTCGTCGACGGCGTGCTCGACGCGCTGCCGGACGCGCTCCATCCGATCGTCCTCGTCGGCGGCATCGTGGCCTTCGGCGGCGCCGGCATCCTGCTGACGCAGTACAGCCCGTTCGGCCCGTGGACGGTCGCATGCCTTGCCGTTCTGCTCGCGGCGCTGCTCGCGACGCTGTTGTTTTTCTTTTACGTGAAACCGATGAACGAGGCGGAAATGTCCGTCGCGTACTCCATGGCGGAGCTGACGGGCAAGCTCGGCGAAGTGACGGTGCCGATTCCAATCGGCGGGTACGGGGAAGTCGCCTTCACTTTCGGACACGGTCTCGTGCATCACATCGCCGACACCCGCGAACGCGAACCGCTGTCCGCCGGCGAGAAGGTGCTCGCCATCGACGTGAAGGAAGGCGTCGTCACGGTATGCCGCTGGTCGGAATCGTAA
- a CDS encoding flotillin family protein, whose protein sequence is MNLLANAGLIVPVVVVGVIVLLGLAFWARYKTVSPDEAMVVTGSMLGSKNTLVDDSGRKIKIVRGGGAFIWPIFQKAEFLSLLSHKLDVSTPEVYTEQGVPVMADGVAIIKIGGSVEDVATAAEQFMGKPTESLKGEAQEVLEGHLRAILGMMTVEEVYRNRDKFAQEVQGVAARDLKKMGLQIVSFTIKDVRDKHGYLDALGKPRIAAVKRDAEIAEAEAIRDARIQKARADEEGQKAELLRDTNVAEANKAKELKIAEFRREQDMAKAEADQAYHIQEARSKQLVVEEQMRIELVKKEREIDIEEKEIARREKQYDAEVKKKADADRYAVEQAAEAAKARAIREAEAHKYRIEAEAKALAEQKRLDGLAIAEAERAKGTAEAEVIRLRGLAEAEAKEKLAEAFAKFGEAAVLDIIVKMLPELAGKVAAPISSIDKLTVVDTGHGEGAARVSNYVTSLMATAPEMLKNVSGIDVEAIIKGLTQKPKPTTAPAAALEVASGKEAKADEHL, encoded by the coding sequence ATGAATTTGCTCGCAAACGCCGGTCTGATCGTGCCGGTGGTCGTCGTCGGGGTCATCGTCCTGCTCGGTCTGGCGTTCTGGGCCCGGTACAAAACGGTCAGCCCGGACGAAGCGATGGTCGTCACCGGCTCGATGTTAGGATCGAAAAACACGCTCGTCGACGACTCGGGCCGCAAAATCAAAATCGTGCGCGGCGGCGGCGCCTTCATATGGCCGATTTTCCAAAAAGCCGAGTTTTTGTCGCTGCTCTCTCATAAGCTCGACGTATCGACCCCCGAGGTGTACACGGAACAAGGGGTGCCGGTGATGGCCGACGGGGTGGCGATCATCAAGATCGGCGGCAGCGTGGAGGACGTCGCCACGGCGGCGGAGCAGTTCATGGGCAAGCCCACGGAATCGCTCAAGGGAGAGGCGCAGGAGGTGCTCGAAGGTCATCTGCGCGCCATCCTCGGGATGATGACGGTGGAAGAGGTGTACCGCAACCGCGATAAATTCGCGCAGGAGGTGCAGGGCGTCGCCGCGCGGGATTTGAAAAAGATGGGCCTGCAGATCGTCTCGTTCACGATCAAGGACGTCCGCGACAAGCACGGCTACTTGGACGCGCTCGGCAAGCCGCGCATCGCCGCCGTGAAGCGGGATGCGGAAATCGCCGAAGCGGAGGCGATCCGGGACGCCCGCATTCAGAAGGCGCGCGCCGACGAGGAAGGCCAGAAGGCGGAGCTGCTGCGCGATACGAACGTAGCGGAGGCGAATAAAGCGAAGGAGCTGAAGATCGCCGAATTCCGACGCGAGCAGGATATGGCGAAGGCCGAAGCGGACCAGGCATACCATATTCAAGAGGCGAGATCGAAGCAGCTGGTCGTCGAGGAGCAGATGCGCATCGAGCTCGTGAAGAAGGAACGGGAGATCGACATCGAAGAGAAAGAGATCGCCCGCCGCGAGAAGCAGTACGACGCAGAGGTGAAGAAGAAGGCGGACGCGGACCGGTACGCGGTGGAGCAGGCGGCCGAAGCGGCGAAGGCGAGAGCGATTCGGGAGGCGGAAGCGCACAAGTACCGCATCGAAGCGGAGGCGAAGGCGCTGGCGGAGCAGAAGCGGCTGGACGGTCTCGCCATCGCGGAAGCCGAGCGGGCGAAGGGGACGGCCGAAGCGGAAGTCATTCGGCTGCGCGGCCTCGCGGAAGCCGAGGCGAAGGAGAAGCTGGCCGAGGCGTTCGCGAAGTTCGGCGAAGCGGCCGTGCTCGATATTATCGTGAAAATGCTGCCGGAGCTGGCGGGCAAAGTGGCGGCGCCGATCTCGTCCATCGACAAGCTGACGGTCGTCGACACCGGCCACGGCGAAGGCGCCGCGCGCGTCAGCAACTACGTGACGTCGCTCATGGCGACCGCGCCGGAAATGCTCAAGAACGTCTCCGGCATCGACGTCGAAGCGATCATCAAGGGATTAACCCAAAAGCCGAAGCCGACGACGGCGCCCGCGGCGGCGCTGGAAGTCGCGAGCGGCAAGGAGGCGAAAGCGGATGAGCATCTTTAA